Below is a genomic region from Melitaea cinxia chromosome 20, ilMelCinx1.1, whole genome shotgun sequence.
ttcatttttagaaaatgacgttttatccctgtttttagggagtgaaaaaatagctacaatatcgttagaatacgaaggtaaatttcgcaactgtcattaaagttgtaatagctcggtgggaaatcggccggtcgggatcaaccgaggagatcatggttcaaatcccaatgtccctgatcaattatttttttccttttttttttaatttcactcgttatttaaaaaaaaaatattattcatattttataaatatgtaattcgaatttaaatatgaattccaaaaaacacgatttacaaaaataccgagctaagctcggtcacccaggtacttattaATAAAGAGGAATATATTATCAGCTATGTTGCATCCTTAAATGGCATTAGGGGGGAAATTGGATTGAACAacatgaatgaaaaaaatatactttctaattaaatctattatttaaacttatttaaatctaacatataaaataagataacaTTGTTGTAAATACAATTTAGCTTATTCCCAACTCTCTTTAACCCTGAGATGTTGTAGGCGTTCATATAATGTTACATCatctttgaatattttttttgtgaaattttcaAATCCTTTTTTTCTCATTTCTTGCTTGCCCAAGGCTTTGGAGTGTCCGTGACTTTCAGCCTGAAAAagcaatatattaaaattaatttattttagatagttTATAGAAGTCTAGTAAAGAGTAATTAATTCAATGTTATTACagtattatcatcatcattccagcctattgcagtccactgctggacataggcctccacaagttcgcgccaaaaatgcatgaactcatgtgtgttgcccatagtcaccgcgctgggcaggcgggttgatgaccgcagggctggctttgtcgcacctaagacgctgctgcccgtcttcggcctgtgtgtttcaaagccagcggttagatggttatcccggtcggcttcttaagttccaaggtggtagtggaaccttgttatccctcagtcgcctcttaggTCGCCtcgagagggtgtggctatattctttggtaccgtagccacacaggacAACACAGTATTACAGTATGCTTGATGGGTATTTATGGACCAGAATTAACCACCctcttaaaagttttaatattgttcGCTGTTTTTAccattaataaagaaatattaaatgtgTAGTACCTCTGTCAAGTATGGGTGacgtaaataaaacatattctgTTCTTCAATATTGAAATCTCTTTCCAAAGCACGAAGGTGTTTCGGTTCAACTTTTTTCACTAAGCGGTCCTTTCCCCGAAATATGTGACCATTCGGTAGACGATTGCGACGAAATAAAAGCTGtgttaatttcatttttgttctaatgaAACTATATCTTCCagattattttactattttaggTTATCAATCaaacctaaaaatataattaaataattgcaattacatttatttattttaaaatgagtaaatcaaaatgtttaaaacttaaatacgaacctttaaaatataaataagattaCTAACCAATTTATAATATCGTGAAAATGAATTCAATTCAAAGCGCGATTGTCATATGTCAAtgtcacagttttttttttttatggactgCCCATTGACATTTTATTGCCCATGACGAgcaggaattaaaaaaaatgttcaaaagtTGAGGATAACGGGCAAGAGGAATTTATGACAGGATTCAGAACAGGATaagaagaaacaaaataatatattttatgatgaaaaggaaaataaataaaaaaacaaaaaaaaaacatatatgggatataatattaaatat
It encodes:
- the LOC123663201 gene encoding uncharacterized protein LOC123663201, encoding MKLTQLLFRRNRLPNGHIFRGKDRLVKKVEPKHLRALERDFNIEEQNMFYLRHPYLTEAESHGHSKALGKQEMRKKGFENFTKKIFKDDVTLYERLQHLRVKESWE